From a single Lolium rigidum isolate FL_2022 chromosome 7, APGP_CSIRO_Lrig_0.1, whole genome shotgun sequence genomic region:
- the LOC124678201 gene encoding uncharacterized protein LOC124678201, with the protein MEDFTFPATATAAEPADTLCLHHHHHRRLPFPHFASSPLWFPDAGVRVAPTPVAVVSRRTVDDDMEEQEATPSDAGRRSDAERGGGEEDDDDEMVDVLRGAVGGAGEEKMDMLWENFNEELEALRHTGPCSKAAWGLHELSDTESEAAERGRGCALMLRASSRAGATGQYYRRTGGSWVLLMRIFKRLFVVEKTVSAASRHRQAKAAQ; encoded by the coding sequence ATGGAAGACTTCACCTTCCCTGCAACGGCCACCGCGGCAGAGCCTGCTGACACGCTGTgcctgcaccaccaccaccaccgccgcctacCCTTCCCCCACTTCGCCTCCTCGCCGCTCTGgttccccgacgccggcgtccgcGTCGCCCCTACACCGGTGGCTGTGGTGAGTCGCCGAACCGTCGACGACGACATGGAAGAGCAAGAGGCGACGCCGTCCGACGCTGGACGGCGGTCGGACGcggaaagaggaggaggagaagaagatgatgatgacgaaATGGTCGACGTACTGCGCGGCGCCGTCGGTGGCGCCGGCGAAGAGAAGATGGACATGCTGTGGGAGAACTTCAACGAAGAGCTAGAAGCGCTCCGGCACACCGGTCCCTGCTCGaaggcggcgtgggggctgcacGAGCTGTCGGACACGGAGTCTGAGGCGGCGGAGCGCGGGCGCGGGTGCGCGCTGATGCTGCGGGCGTCGTCTAGGGCCGGTGCAACGGGGCAGTACTACCGCCGCACCGGAGGAAGCTGGGTCCTGCTCATGAGAATCTTCAAAAGGCTCTTCGTCGTGGAGAAGACTGTCTCCGCCGCCAGTCGTCACCGGCAAGCGAAGGCAGCACAGTGA
- the LOC124670061 gene encoding ultraviolet-B receptor UVR8-like, with amino-acid sequence MDEAAAHEAPPAVVLVSAGASHSVALLAGNVLCSWGRGEDGQLGHGDAEDRLVPTVISGFDAPGITSVICGADHTTAYSEEEQQVYSWGWGDFGRLGHGNSSDVFTPQPVKALQGIQIKQLACGDSHCLAVTMDGEVQSWGRNQNGQLGLGTTEDSLLPQKIQAFEGICVKMIAAGAEHTAAVTEDGDIYGWGWGRYGNLGLGDRNDRYVPEKVSLVEEEKMVLVACGWRHTITVSSSGSLYTYGWSKYGQLGHGDFEDHLVPHKVDALKDSSTSQISGGWRHTMALTSDGKLYGWGWNKFGQVGAGDIEDHCSPVEINFPDEQKVAQVACGWRHTLAFTEKKNVFAWGRGTSGQLGHGEIVDRNTPKLIDALSLDGSGCKKLESSTAVPFSAKVWVSPSERYALVPDEKVPKLGEASGNGADASVPENDVKRMRVSS; translated from the exons ATGGACGAAGCGGCCGCCCACGAAGCGCCGCCGGCCGTCGTGCTCGTCTCCGCCGGCGCCAGCCACTCCGTCGCCCTCCTCG CGGGCAATGTGCTGTGCTCCTGGGGCAGGGGCGAGGACGGGCAGCTCGGCCACGGGGACGCCGAGGACCGCCTCGTGCCCACCGTCATCAGCGGCTTCGACGCGCCCGGGATCACCTCCGTCATCTGCGGGGCCGACCACACCACCGCATACtccgaggaggagcagcaggtctACAGCTGGGGCTGGGGCGACTTCGGGAGGCTCGGACACGGCAACTCCAGCGACGTCTTCACGCCGCAGCCCGTCAAGGCGCTGCAGGGGATACAGATCAAGCAGCTCGCGTGCGGGGACAGCCATTGCCTCGCCGTAACCATGGACGGTGAAGTGCAGAG CTGGGGGCGCAACCAAAACGGTCAGCTCGGTCTTGGAACTACTGAAGATTCCCTGCTCCCACAAAAGATACAAGCTTTTGAG GGTATTTGCGTGAAGATGATTGCTGCTGGTGCTGAGCATACCGCTGCAGTAACTGAAGATGGCGACATCTATGGATGGGGCTGGGGTCGATATGGAAACTTGGGTCTTGGTGATCGTAATGACCGATATGTTCCTGAAAAAGTATCTTTGGTAGAG GAAGAGAAGATGGTGCTTGTTGCATGTGGATGGCGTCATACCATTACTGTTTCCTCCTCTGGTAGTTTGTACACTTATGGTTGGAGCAAATATGGTCAACTAGGACATGGTGATTTTGAAGATCATTTAGTTCCACACAAAGTAGATGCCTTAAAAGATAGCTCTACATCCCAG ATTTCAGGTGGATGGAGGCATACAATGGCACTTACATCAGATGGAAAGCTTTATGGATGGGGATGGAACAAG TTTGGACAAGTTGGTGCGGGCGATATTGAGGATCACTGTTCCCCAGTGGAGATTAATTTTCCAGATGAACAG AAAGTTGCCCAAGTTGCTTGCGGATGGAGGCATACTCTTGCTTTTACAGAAAAGAAAAATGTTTTCGCATGGGGAAGGGGTACTAGTGGACAACTTGGTCATGGTGAAATAGTTGACAG GAATACTCCGAAGCTGATTGATGCCTTAAGCCTGGACGGTTCTGGCTGCAAGAAGTTGGAGTCTTCAACAGCTGTTCCATTTTCAG CCAAAGTTTGGGTCTCCCCCTCGGAAAGATATGCTCTTGTTCCTGATGAGAAG GTTCCAAAGCTGGGCGAAGCCAGCGGCAACGGTGCGGATGCAAGCGTACCCGAGAACGATGTAAAGAGAATGCGCGTGTCATCCTAG